One stretch of Rana temporaria chromosome 10, aRanTem1.1, whole genome shotgun sequence DNA includes these proteins:
- the LOC120916446 gene encoding chemokine-like receptor 1 yields the protein MRLNSRRKNIHRRIQRGTSGLGKFKFFWPQIYPGNMKNFRIVYLFSNATLKEETTIPWAYYKSTPYVSSEEEERQERIEFSLRVFSLVIFSLAFLLGTTGNGLVIYFTAFVMKRTVNVVWFLNLAIADFILTFFLPLNITYESLNYHWPFGKFMCKLNSTILFMNLYASIFLLTVISIDRFISVVFPVWCQNHRTPKLASFVAVAVWILAFIFSLPYFIFRDINNAAKDHVTCYNYFHKNETVAYARHKATVIVRFIVSFFIPFTIIISCYSVILLRIQINHMTTSNKPFKVALAVILSFFVCWFPYHFFSFLELSANYGENDHLYYITFVGIPIATSLVFINSCINPILYVFMGRDFKQKFQSSLRSIFERAFSEESAPIDSKSKTKLTTVPQLV from the coding sequence atttttttggcCTCAAATCTATCCGGGGAATATGAAGAATTTTAGAATAGTCTATCTATTCTCTAATGCTACTCTTAAAGAAGAGACCACAATCCCCTGGGCTTACTATAAATCTACCCCATATGTCTcttcagaagaagaagaaagacagGAACGTATAGAATTCTCTCTTCGTGTGTTCTCACTGGTGATCTTTTCTTTGGCTTTCCTACTAGGGACCACTGGGAATGGTCTGGTTATCTATTTTACAGCCTTTGTAATGAAACGGACTGTCAATGTTGTGTGGTTCCTTAATTTAGCCATAGCTGATTTTATCTTAACATTTTTCCTGCCGTTGAACATTACCTATGAATCTCTTAACTATCACTGGCCTTTTGGAAAATTCATGTGCAAGCTGAATAGCACTATTCTATTCATGAATCTGTACGCCAGCATCTTCCTGCTCACTGTGATCAGCATTGATCGATTCATCTCCGTCGTGTTTCCAGTTTGGTGTCAGAATCACCGAACTCCGAAGTTGGCCTCTTTTGTAGCCGTGGCAGTATGGATCTTAGCATTCATTTTCAGTTTACCTTATTTTATATTCCGAGATATAAACAATGCTGCAAAAGATCATGTTACGTGCTATAATTACTTTCACAAGAATGAAACAGTTGCCTATGCAAGGCACAAGGCTACAGTAATCGTTCGATTTATCGTCAGCTTTTTTATTCCTTTCACCATAATCATCTCATGCTATTCAGTAATTCTTTTGCGTATCCAAATAAATCACATGACCACATCAAACAAGCCTTTCAAAGTTGCCCTAGCTGTTATCTTGTCATTCTTTGTCTGCTGGTTTCCCTACCACTTCTTCTCCTTTTTGGAGTTGTCTGCAAATTATGGTGAAAATGACCACCTTTACTACATAACTTTTGTTGGAATACCTATTGCCACTAGTTTGGTTTTTATAAACAGTTGTATCAACCCCATTCTCTATGTCTTTATGGGTCGAGATTTCAAACAGAAATTCCAGAGCTCCCTCCGGTCAATATTTGAGAGAGCCTTTTCCGAGGAATCTGCCCCTATAGACTCCAAGAGCAAAACCAAATTAACGACAGTTCCCCAGCTGGTGTGA